Part of the Chitinivibrionales bacterium genome, CACCATTCCCAGACATTGCCATGCATGTCATAAAGGCCCCAGGCATTGGGTTTGAATGTTCCGGTGGGAAGCAGCTTATTACGGAATGCGCCGACTTTTGCGCCACCAAAGGGTTTGCGGCCGTCAAAGTTGGCCATCTCGCTGGTAATGGTATTGGCAAAATTAAAAGCCGACTTTGTTCGGGCCCGGCAGGCATATTCCCATTCAGCTTCGGTGGGAAGTCGCTTGTCTAATTTCCGGCAATATTCATTTGCTTCATGCCACGACACATTATCGGCAGGACACATAGAGCATCCACGGACTGTCGATGTACTGTAGCCCATGACCCGCTCGAATCCCGCCTTGGTTACTTCGTATCTATCGATAAAAAAGTTGTTCACTTTCACGGTATGCACAGGATACTCATCAACATCACCAGCGCCACTCATGCACCCCATTTCAAAGGAACCGCCGGGTATATAGGCCATGCCCTGAGGGATCGTCGTTCCTTCCGGCGGTGTGACACCATTGTCCGTACCGGCGTCGGTTACCGGTGCTTTAAAATCTTTTCTCAGTTCTTTGGGTACCAGAGCTTCAATCGCACCGGGTATTTTGTCAAGAATCAAGCCGACATCATCGACAACCACTTCACTTATTCTGTTCTTTACCTGATCCCGCAGAACATCGATGAGTGTCAGATTAAACACAAAACGGCTCCCCAGGCCACCGATATCACCGACCACGACCAGATCCACGCCGAGAATGGACCCGATTTTCGACAGGCAGGAATCGGTTTGACATTCAACAATATCCGCAAGTCCTTCAGCACGAAGAATCGCCTTGACATCATCGAGAAACACCACCTCGATATCAGACACCTTATCAATCTCAGTCGCAATATAGTTGGAGACCGATACCAGGTCCTGCTTCGATGCAACGTTTGAATGCATGCTGAGCATGGCAATGGAAATAGGTATTTCATCGGGCTGTATCGAAGACTTGTATTGGGTGGAAAATTCCGAGAGTCCCGAGGGTATCTGCGCCAGACTTTTTTTCTGCTGCACAAGCTCCACTCCTCCTTTTCCCGCCTGGGCAATTCCCCGTTTTCCCGGAATGACAACCTGTTCGGCGCCGCCTTCCTTTTCACGGATCTTTGCTGCACCCCGATAAACATCGGCACAAGTCTCATCATCATCGATAAAAATTTTGACCACACATTTCCGGACAAACACCAGCGCGTTATCGGTCTCCACATCGAACCATCCCTTGCTCTCTTTATAGGAAGGCATTTCTATCCACAGATGACCTTTTTTCAGATTCAGCCGGGTACGCATGGCTTTGAGTTCCTGGTTCTCGAGCAGTTTCGAAAGAATAACATTGCTCTTCTCCCCCACAACAGCCGTTACACCCGATTCAAAATTGATTTCAATCATCGCACCGGCCGCCGTTGTCAATTCGGTTCCCATTTTCAGACGAACACCCTTTGAAACATTTTCCAATGAATTGGAACCGGCCGGTTTCATTTGGGCATTGCCCGTAAAGTCGTTAACAAATGCATGCTGTTCGACGATTTTCTTTGATGCAAAGGAGAAATTAGCTAAAAGGAAGATTGAAATCAGAATAGTAGGATAGAGTTTCATGTGTGCAATTCCCGGCGCTTCCAACGTTGATTATAAAAGACCACAATGTTTTCTTATGTATTGTACCTTTTTGGCGGCCCTTTAGCAAGAGCGGGGAATGAGATTTATTCCGATTACCGGCTCAGATCACTGCAGAGGCGTTTCAGCTCCTGAACATTACCGACACCGATTAATTCCCGGTTATCTTTCAGGATAATGACCGGTTCCCGGATATTGAGCGGAGAGATACTCTCCCAGTGCTTGTGGAGACGGTCTGCGGGACGGGTGAGCTTGTCGATCATTTTTTTTGAAGGAATCCCTGCTTTGTCGAGGAAACGAAACCAGTAGGTCGAACCGGGGCTTTTTGCGTATTCATCCAGATAGGCAGCAAACTCTTCGGGATAGGCCCGGGCAATGAGCAGCCATCGATCAGCCTCCTCGTTCCGTATCCGTGCCTGTGGCCCTTCTGAAGGCGGATTTGCAGGATCGGCATAAAGCAAGGGAGCGATAACAAAATTTTCATTATCGCGAACAGCCGCGGTTGCCACAGCCAGTACTCCCTCCACATCGGGAAACACCGGATCGACAAGGACGGCGACTTTGCCTTTTTCGAGGGGGCGATTGGGGAAATAATTCTGAGGCACCGTATTGTCGGCAAACACAAAACCTTTGTCTTTTTCTACCAGACGCTCCGCTACCTTATCGAAATTCGCGGTTTTTTTCAGGTTGGCACCGAAAAAGTAGAAAGGAAGGCTCGTTACGGAAAAACGGTCCAGAATTTCTTTGCCCCGTTCCGAAAGGTAATCAACAGTATCGATTTGTACTCCGGGGAAAAGCTCCAAGGTTGTAGCGATAATTTCACCTTCGGGATGTTGATAGCTCGAAGGCTCCCGCACGACCGTCAACGTAAATTTTTGCGCATCCCTGAATTCACATCTGCCTTCACCGTCATCCTGGATACATGCGCCTATTTTGCCCGGTTTCCGGCAATCGCGATCATCGATACATTCGGGAACCGAATCACAGAAAGACGATGAAACCTCCAGATGGTCGCACCGGTGTTTTGCCAGCCGCATCGCATGAAGGTTGTAATCGAAAGGAACATTATTGACAAACAGGGTGGGCGATGCCGAAATATTCAAGCGCGTCGACCGGTTGTAATGGAGTGCCAGTTCTCGGTTACCCTTCGCTGCAATCCATCGATCAATCTGTGCGGTATCTAAACCCATTTCAACAAAAAGCGCTTTATTGTTCCGATTCGAGCTTGATCGGCGATGCAAAAATTCGGTCCATCGTTCGGGATACAATGCCTTCACGGCAAGCCAGGCCTTTTCATCCTCGATTTCCTCTTCACCATGGAGCGAAGAAAATACCGTATCGCCGGTCACTGCGCCGATAAACCAGATATGACGATTAACTCCCGAAAATTTCCCCTCAAAAGATAAAAATTCTTTCAAAGCACTCAGACCATAGGGGCACTGACTCATGATATAGAGATCATAACGGTCTTCCCGGTGTGAGACGTGTAACTGTGATGGGATATCGAGCAGTTCCAGAACCGTGCTGTCATCGGGCATATCCTCCAGAATATCATGCCATCCCTTATCGATTATGCTTATCGAATCGACTTTGGGCACAATCGCCGCATATGAGAGTGCTTTACCCTGAAAGCCAAACTGCATAACCGGAATGTTGTTCACAACGGTTGCCGCCGAAGTGGTTTTTTTCCGATGACCGTTAACGATCAGATCGACCTGAGGAAATGCTTTTGTAAGGGAAGGGATTGTTTCTTCTCCAAGGTGGGAAAGGATAATCTGATAATCCGTTGCATTCTCAAACTCCTCCAGGATATTCCGGAGTGATTCAATCGGATCGTGTATTGTGACGCTGCTGTCGATTTCAAATAATTTCTCCCGGGTAGTGAGTGCCGTAATACCGTATTTTTTTCCTCCCCGTTCAACAACCACAAAGGGTTTTGCAAGACGGTTATTGCCCTGAAAGCAGTTGGCTGATATTAAGGGCACCGAAAACCGGCGGGCCTGATCGACGATCCATTTACCGCCATACTGTAGCTCTTCATCACCCACAGCAACGGCATCATAGCCCATATGTCCCATGGCTTTGAGTGCTGCCAGGGTACGAAGTGAATCCATGGCTCGTCCTTCGGAATAGGAGTCGTAGATACCACCGCCGGCAAATCCTCCTGCATCGAGAAGAAGACGGCTTTGGGGAGCATAGAGACTGGATAGGAATGCCGCACGTTTCGCCAGACCGCCGCCGGGAGTATGGGGACAATCGCAGGGGAAAAGCATTCCATGGGTTTCGGCTCCGGCAATAATCATCAACTGATCATTATCACTCACCGCCGCGATACAAACCGATACAATAAAGCTGATTATCAGATAGAAAACAGATATTTTTTGCATAATGATTTTAAGTATTTAAACTGTAAATGAAGGTAAATATAATTCCACCCGGCTCGTGGTAAAATAACATTACACCGGTGCATTCACCAACGAACCATATCTCAAAAACTCTCCAGGTGTACGAAACTTAAATATAGAAAGGGCATTTTAGCATAAACATTTACGCTTCGATTCCCGAGATAATTATATTAATACGCAGTATAGACTGCCGAAATTAATGAAAAAGTACGATTTTATCATTTCTCTCATTGAATAGCCGTATAGAAGGGAGCTTCCTGATGGCAGATCAGATCAAGTTTGTCTTAGAAGAAAAGGATATGCCGACGGCATGGTATAATATTCAACCCGACCTTCCGGAACCATTGCCGCCCTACCGTCACCCGGCAACCCAAGAACCGACTCGTCTTCCACCACCTCTTTTTATCGAAGAGATCGATAACCAGGAACACAACACCACCGACCGGTGGATAGAAATCCCTGAAGAGATCATGGATGTCTATAGGACCTGGCGGCCTACGACTCTGTACCGGGCCAAACGTCTTGAAAAAGCACTGGATACACCAGCAAAGATTTTCTTCAAGTACGAAGGCACAAGTCAGGCGGGAAGTCATAAACCCAATACGGCGGTTGCCCAGGCCTATTACAACAAAAAAGCCGGAATCAAACGGCTTTCCACCGAAACCGGGGCCGGTCAGTGGGGAAGCGCACTTTCACTGGGCGCGAATTTTTTTAAAATTGAAGTAAAAGTATATATGGTGAGGATCAGCTACGACCAGAAGCCCTATCGCCGTATCCTTATGCAGACCTGGGGCGCCAACTGTGTACCCAGCCCGAGTCCGGATACCGAAATCGGGAAAAAGATCCTTGCCGAAGATCCGGATTGTCCCGGAAGTCTGGGGATCGCTATCAGTGAAGCGTGTGAAGATGCTTTTGCTCACGACGATACCCGGTATTCATTGGGAAGCGTACTCAATCATGTTCTGCTCCATAATACGGTTAACGGTCTGGAAACAAAGAAGCTTATGACCGAACAGGTGGGTCTTTATCCCGATATTATTGTCGCCTGCGTAGGCGGTGGCTCCAATGCCGGAGGAATGTTCCTCCCCTTCGTTAAAGACAAAATCGACGGGAGCAAACCCGATCTCCGGATTATCTGCGCCGAGCCCACAAGCTGTCCGACCCTTACCAAAGGTCCCCTTACCTGGGATTTTGGTGATGTGGCCGGTATGGCGCCGATCACTTTCATGAATACCCTGGGTCATAATTTTATCCCTCCGCCCACCCATGCTGGAGGACTCCGTTACCATGGTATGGCACCGATTATTTCCCATCTGCTCAAGCTCGGATTAGTTGAAGCTACTGCGGTTCCTCAGCTTCCTACCTTTGAAGCTGGGGTTCTGTTTGCCCGCACTGAAGGCATACTTTCCGCACCGGAAACAACCCATGCCATACGAGTCGGTATCGATGAGGCCCTGAAATGCAAGGAGACCGGCGAAGCAAAAACTATTCTGATTGCTCACAGCGGTCATGGTCATTTCGACCTCTCGGCATATGATGCCTATTTAGGTAACAAACTCGAAAACTATGAATATCCTGAAGGAAAAGTGAAAGAGGCGCTCGATCACTTGCCGCAGATAAGCCAGTAGAGCAAAAAAGAAAATAACACGTTATCAGGAGGCAAACCCCGCGTTTGTCTCCTTTTTTTGGGTTACTCGTCTTTTTCTCTCTTCATGATCTTATTAAGGACTTTGGAAAATTCCTCGATGCTGAAAGGTTTGGCGATTACCCCGCTGAAACCATAATCCCGGTAATTGGCAAGAACCGGATCGTTAGAATAACCGCTGAAAACAATAACGCTTGCATCGTCATCGATTTCAAGGATTTTCCGGACAGCTTCTTTGCCGCCCATACCACCAGGAACGGTAAGGTCCATGATAACAGCATCGAATGGCGTTCCTTTTTCTAAAAAGTTGCGATAGGCATCAACCGCCTCCGAACCATTGGAAGTACAAACAACATCATAGCCGCTGTTGGTGAGAAGACGGCGGACAACCATTCTGACAACCTCATCATCATCCATAACCAGGATGCGATTTGATCCTGGAATAAGGCTTTCTTCATTCGATGCCTCATCTTCTGTAGAAGATGCCAGTGCGGGAAGATAAAAGATAAACTGCGATCCTTTACCGGGAACCGACCGGGCGGTCATGTGCCCGCCGTGTTTTTTGACAATCGAAAATGCGGTGGTGAGGCCAAGACCGTTGCCGTCCTTCTTGGTACTGAAATAGGGATCAAAAATTCTTTCGAGATCTCTCGGCGATATCCCAACGCCCTCATCAATGACCGATATCCGGACATACTTTCCCGGTTTCATGGGAAGTGCGACGGCGGTTCCCGACCTGATTGTATCGTCGATGGTATAATTTGCGGCTTTTACGGTTATCGTTCCGCCCTCGGGCATGGCCTGATTTGCATTGATAACGAGGTTATTCAGCACCTGATCGACCTGCCCCCGGTCGACCTCAACAGACCAGAGATCTTCAGGAAGATCAAGTGAGTAGTCCACATTTGATCCGCTCAGGCAAAACCCGACAGAATCTTCGATAATTTCCTTAATCGAGGCATTTTCTTTGACCGGTGTCCCCCCCTTCGAGAAAGTCAGGAGCTGTTTAGTCAGTCTGCTGGCCCTGAATGCAGCCTTCTCGGCATCCATTATCAACTGCTTGGCCTCATCATCCTGACAAATGTTCATTTTGGCCATAAAAAGATTGGTAACGATACCGGTAAGGATGTTATTGAAATCGTGGGCGATTCCTCCTGCGAGTAGTCCCACCGATTCGAGTTTGCGTGCTTTGAATAGCTCATTTTCCATTTTCTGCTGCTCGGTAACATCACGGAAAACAAGAACTACCCCGATTATTTCGCCTTCCCTGTTCCACATAGGTGAACTTGCATAGGCGATATTGCGCCGGGTCCCATCCTTTGCCTGGAGAACAGGTCCGAAGGAGCAGTCAACAACCTGGGATGTCGTTATGGCTTCCCGAACAGGACTTTCACAGGATTCGTCGGTCTTTTCATTCAACAGATGAAAAACATCATCAAATGATTTATCGATCAATTTATCTCTGTTCCAACCTAAAAGGGTTGCGGCAACCGTGTTGGCCAGCATTATTGTCCCGTTCGTATCGGTAGAAATAACGCCGTCACTGATCGAACGAAGTGTTACTTCCAGAAGTTCTTTTTCTTCTGCAAGCTCATTTTCGGCCGCTTTTCGCACCGAAATATCACGGATAACCACGGTAAAATACTGTCCCCCACGACTCTCCCACGATGAAGTCGACAGCTCCACAGGAAAATACTCCCCGTTTTTCCGGACTGCAGTCCCTTCCCGCACGATATTTTTTGCTGCCGAATTATCCTGCTCAATTTGCAGCTGTATAAATTCATCGATGCGTTCTTTATGTTTTTCGGGCATCAGAATTTCGAAACACTTGCCCAAGATTTCATCGGGATTATACCCGAACATCAGTTCGGCACCATTGTTCCAGAATACGATTCCACCCTTTTCATCAACTGAAAAGATCGCTTCATGGGCGGTCTGGGCAACAGCCTTGAATTTTTCATCGCTCTCCCGCTGCATCTCTTGCAGTCGCTTGGCTTCCGATATTTCGGCAGTGATTTCAGTTGCGCCGATCACAGTACCGTCGAGGTCGCGAACCGGATACCCCTTGATCAGCCATATTCTGCCGTCAGGACTGATTATTTCATTGGTACAGGCCCGCCCCTTATCCATGGCTTCCTTGACCGGACACCCTTCGCAGGGCTTATCGCGATTATGCCATATAGTATAGCAATATTTGCCGATCATCTCATTGAGACTCATCCCGGCATCAGCGCATGCATAACGGTTCGCCCAGTTAATGCGCATAGAACGGTCCTGGTAGAGGACAAGTTCCGAAAGGGAATCAAGAATTCGTTGTTTTTCTCGCTCCGAGCTTTTGCACCGGCGTTCGATAGCTTCCCGCTTAGCCATATCCTGCCGTAGTTCCTCATTTGCATCCCGGAGCTCTTCGGTCCGAACTTTTACCTGCTGCTCCAGCATCTCATTTGCCTTTACCAGGGCCTGTTCGGCTCGAATCTGATCGATTTTCGTTGTAAGTAATTTCACTATTTCATTTAAAAAATCGACTTCAATTTCATCCCAGTTGCGTTTCTTTTGAGTATCGCTGAATGAGACAAATCCGTTGGGGTTGTGATTGTCGGGATAAAAAATCGCAATAAAAGAACCGATACCGGTTGCATCTAAGAGTTCAAGCACATCATCTTTTATGGCACCATCGAGAGTTTCTTGACTGATGCTTATGCACTCATTTTCTTTCCCCACAAAACTGGAACAGATTTTTTTGGGGATTGTCAAGCCGATAGTGTTATCTATGCCGTCCTTCGACCACTGCTGAACACACAGGGCATCGAAATTTTCATTGAATTTATAATAGCTTGCCCTGGCAATACCAAAGGCTTCTCCGGCCATTTTCAGAAGCTGATTGATAAAATCCTTTTCCGAATGCGGCTTTGCTGCGGCCAGTTTCCACATCTCAGCCCGCAGGTTATTAATCCTGGTCTGTTCTTCGAGTTCCTTCCGGGCTTCAATCAGATCATCCATAAGGAGATCGAGTCCGCAGAACACATTGGTGAATTCATCTTCGGGAAGGTTGAAAACGTCGATTTGCCGGGAAAAATCGCCTACCGAAATTCTTGCCAATGACTCGGTAATAATAGTGAGCTTATCGGCTACATGTTTTTTATAATTTTCCGTTTCCGAACCGGACATCATTTAATCCATTTCTTCGGAGAGAAGTTATCTAAGCGTTTCAGTAGAAAATTTCCTGGACACTGAGAATGGTACTAATAAATTATAACTTTTAAAATTATAATTGTGAAGAATATTACCAAAACCGCCTTAAGGTGCGTTTATGGAACAAACATGAAGGAAACATCAATGGTGTCTGCGCGTTCTTCCCTGCGCGGAAACCGCCAGGCGCGAATATCTTCAACAAGTGACTTTTCAAAAAGTTCCCGTTTGATATCGGCGCGGATTATTCTGGGATTGATGACCTTTCCTGATGCTGTAATTGATAATCCAATTTCAATTGAATCGGGCACACTCGATTCGGGCATCCCATAACTGGAGATAATCCCGCCTAATACATGAGCATAATAGCGCCCGATCATTTCTTTTGCCTTCTGTCGGGAAAAATCCTTTACTTTCATTTGTGCCATGTCGGCTATGAGGGTATCCAGTAAAAGAGCGTACTTATTCACACCGTGGAGACAGGCTTCAACAGTAAAATCATCGATCGTATTGAGTATGCCTTGCTGAAAAAAAGTGTCCAGCGATGCCGTGCCGTAGGGCAGATAGTCGGCATCATTGATCCTGAGTGATTTTTCGGTTTTTTTCATTTTCCACAAATCGGCGGCATTACTTTCACCATAACAGGTATCATTTTCAGCAACAACGTTTT contains:
- a CDS encoding SUMF1/EgtB/PvdO family nonheme iron enzyme, which encodes MKLYPTILISIFLLANFSFASKKIVEQHAFVNDFTGNAQMKPAGSNSLENVSKGVRLKMGTELTTAAGAMIEINFESGVTAVVGEKSNVILSKLLENQELKAMRTRLNLKKGHLWIEMPSYKESKGWFDVETDNALVFVRKCVVKIFIDDDETCADVYRGAAKIREKEGGAEQVVIPGKRGIAQAGKGGVELVQQKKSLAQIPSGLSEFSTQYKSSIQPDEIPISIAMLSMHSNVASKQDLVSVSNYIATEIDKVSDIEVVFLDDVKAILRAEGLADIVECQTDSCLSKIGSILGVDLVVVGDIGGLGSRFVFNLTLIDVLRDQVKNRISEVVVDDVGLILDKIPGAIEALVPKELRKDFKAPVTDAGTDNGVTPPEGTTIPQGMAYIPGGSFEMGCMSGAGDVDEYPVHTVKVNNFFIDRYEVTKAGFERVMGYSTSTVRGCSMCPADNVSWHEANEYCRKLDKRLPTEAEWEYACRARTKSAFNFANTITSEMANFDGRKPFGGAKVGAFRNKLLPTGTFKPNAWGLYDMHGNVWEWCSDWYDRNYYKKSPKENPTGPKEGELKVMRGGGWISDGASCRSANRIGYDPSIRMNIFGIRCVKDAE
- a CDS encoding TrpB-like pyridoxal phosphate-dependent enzyme, whose product is MADQIKFVLEEKDMPTAWYNIQPDLPEPLPPYRHPATQEPTRLPPPLFIEEIDNQEHNTTDRWIEIPEEIMDVYRTWRPTTLYRAKRLEKALDTPAKIFFKYEGTSQAGSHKPNTAVAQAYYNKKAGIKRLSTETGAGQWGSALSLGANFFKIEVKVYMVRISYDQKPYRRILMQTWGANCVPSPSPDTEIGKKILAEDPDCPGSLGIAISEACEDAFAHDDTRYSLGSVLNHVLLHNTVNGLETKKLMTEQVGLYPDIIVACVGGGSNAGGMFLPFVKDKIDGSKPDLRIICAEPTSCPTLTKGPLTWDFGDVAGMAPITFMNTLGHNFIPPPTHAGGLRYHGMAPIISHLLKLGLVEATAVPQLPTFEAGVLFARTEGILSAPETTHAIRVGIDEALKCKETGEAKTILIAHSGHGHFDLSAYDAYLGNKLENYEYPEGKVKEALDHLPQISQ
- a CDS encoding PAS domain S-box protein; translated protein: MMSGSETENYKKHVADKLTIITESLARISVGDFSRQIDVFNLPEDEFTNVFCGLDLLMDDLIEARKELEEQTRINNLRAEMWKLAAAKPHSEKDFINQLLKMAGEAFGIARASYYKFNENFDALCVQQWSKDGIDNTIGLTIPKKICSSFVGKENECISISQETLDGAIKDDVLELLDATGIGSFIAIFYPDNHNPNGFVSFSDTQKKRNWDEIEVDFLNEIVKLLTTKIDQIRAEQALVKANEMLEQQVKVRTEELRDANEELRQDMAKREAIERRCKSSEREKQRILDSLSELVLYQDRSMRINWANRYACADAGMSLNEMIGKYCYTIWHNRDKPCEGCPVKEAMDKGRACTNEIISPDGRIWLIKGYPVRDLDGTVIGATEITAEISEAKRLQEMQRESDEKFKAVAQTAHEAIFSVDEKGGIVFWNNGAELMFGYNPDEILGKCFEILMPEKHKERIDEFIQLQIEQDNSAAKNIVREGTAVRKNGEYFPVELSTSSWESRGGQYFTVVIRDISVRKAAENELAEEKELLEVTLRSISDGVISTDTNGTIMLANTVAATLLGWNRDKLIDKSFDDVFHLLNEKTDESCESPVREAITTSQVVDCSFGPVLQAKDGTRRNIAYASSPMWNREGEIIGVVLVFRDVTEQQKMENELFKARKLESVGLLAGGIAHDFNNILTGIVTNLFMAKMNICQDDEAKQLIMDAEKAAFRASRLTKQLLTFSKGGTPVKENASIKEIIEDSVGFCLSGSNVDYSLDLPEDLWSVEVDRGQVDQVLNNLVINANQAMPEGGTITVKAANYTIDDTIRSGTAVALPMKPGKYVRISVIDEGVGISPRDLERIFDPYFSTKKDGNGLGLTTAFSIVKKHGGHMTARSVPGKGSQFIFYLPALASSTEDEASNEESLIPGSNRILVMDDDEVVRMVVRRLLTNSGYDVVCTSNGSEAVDAYRNFLEKGTPFDAVIMDLTVPGGMGGKEAVRKILEIDDDASVIVFSGYSNDPVLANYRDYGFSGVIAKPFSIEEFSKVLNKIMKREKDE